CAGCGCGCGGACGAGCTGGTCCACTTCGGCGGTCGTCGTGTAATGGGCCAGGCCGACGGTGACAGCACCGCCGATGTCGTTGACGCCGATCACGTCGAGCACCCGCGAGCCCGCGTTCGCGATAGCCAGGATGCCATTGTCGGCCAGCCGCTGCACCACCCGCTCGGCAGGCACGTCGCTGACCGCGAAACTGAGGACAGGGATCCGTATTTCGGGTTGCCCGATCACCATGACCGCGGGCAGCGACCGCAAGGACATTTGCAGGTAGTCGAACAGCCGGCTCATGTACGACGACGCCGATTGCATTGAGGTCGCTAGTCTTTCACGACGGGTACCCTGCGCCGACTCGTCGAGGGACGCCAGGTATTCGACGCTGGCGACGACGCCGGCGAGCAGGCCGAACTGATGCGACCCGACCTCCAGCCGGGCCGGACCACGGGCGTACGGGTTCAGTGAGACCGAGGCGAACGAATCGATGATCGACGGATCGCGGAACACCAGTGCACCGATCGGGGGCCCACCCCAGGCGAGGGCGTTCACGGCGACCACGTCCGCATCGATCTCGTCGATGTCGATCAGGCGATAGGGCGCGGCGGCAGAGTGGTCGACCACCACCAGGCCACCGTTGTCGTGCACCAGCTTGGTGACCGGCCGCAAATCGGTGACGGTGCCCAACGTCGACGAGGCCGACGTGATGGCGACCAGCCGGGTGGGCGCAGTGATGAGGCCCTCCCACTGCCAGCTCGGCAGTTCGCCGGTCTCGATGTCGACCTCGCCCCACTTGACCTTGGCGCCATAGCGATTGGCGGCTCGCAGCCACGGGGCGATGTTGGCTTCGTCATCCAGCCGGGTGACCACCATCTCGTAGCCGAGACCCACGCGGGCGGCGGAGGCGTCAGCCAGGTTGGTGAGCAGTACGGCACGGTCCGAGCCGAGCACCACACCGTCGGGGTCCGCGCCGACGAGATCGGCCACCGCCTGGCGGGCGGCCGTGAGCACCGCGGCGCTGCGTTGAGCCGACGGATGTGGTCCGGTCGACGTCGGCATCGAACCCCGGAAGGCGGTGGAGACCGCCCTCGCGACGGCATCGGG
The sequence above is drawn from the Mycobacterium gallinarum genome and encodes:
- a CDS encoding cysteine desulfurase-like protein gives rise to the protein MAYDVARVRGLHPSLGDGWVHFDAQHGMLIPDAVARAVSTAFRGSMPTSTGPHPSAQRSAAVLTAARQAVADLVGADPDGVVLGSDRAVLLTNLADASAARVGLGYEMVVTRLDDEANIAPWLRAANRYGAKVKWGEVDIETGELPSWQWEGLITAPTRLVAITSASSTLGTVTDLRPVTKLVHDNGGLVVVDHSAAAPYRLIDIDEIDADVVAVNALAWGGPPIGALVFRDPSIIDSFASVSLNPYARGPARLEVGSHQFGLLAGVVASVEYLASLDESAQGTRRERLATSMQSASSYMSRLFDYLQMSLRSLPAVMVIGQPEIRIPVLSFAVSDVPAERVVQRLADNGILAIANAGSRVLDVIGVNDIGGAVTVGLAHYTTTAEVDQLVRALASLG